A window of the Henckelia pumila isolate YLH828 chromosome 3, ASM3356847v2, whole genome shotgun sequence genome harbors these coding sequences:
- the LOC140893608 gene encoding beta-glucosidase 10-like, producing the protein MIGLCFHRLFLVLAAALAVVPVAVLAADQYTRADFPVDFVFGSGLSAYQYEGAAFKDGRTPSIWDTFSHSDRANGTNGDITCDGYHKYKEDIKLMSEMGLEAFRLSISWARLIPDGRGSVNPLGLQFYNNFIDELIRHGIQPHVSLHHHDLPQALEDEYEGWISRKIVKDFTAYADVCFREFGNRVLYWTTVNEANIFALGGYDLGIIPPGRCSSSVSNACSGGNSSTEPYIVGHNILLAHSATAKLYKKTYQVIQKGYIGFSIYNMWMVPYTNAKEDVTATERAIDYYIGWLINPLMFGDYPEIVKKNAGTRIPAFTEDESKQVKDSIDFIGVNHYTTNFVKDNPSYLPMDNRDFDADMAIQLIYEKGDTPPGQFPIMPWGLYELLEYLKQVYGNPAVYVHENGQVTPRNGTLEDSSRAEYLHAYIGSLLDAVRNGSNTKGYFVWSLLDCLELLNGFESGFGMYYVDLNDKDLKRYEKLSGLWYTNFLKGNNVNPLDLTLAGDKLSGFLR; encoded by the exons ATGATTGGATTATGCTTTCATCGGTTGTTTCTGGTGCTTGCGGCGGCGCTTGCAGTGGTACCGGTGGCGGTTCTGGCCGCTGATCAGTATACTAGAGCCGACTTCCCGGTGGACTTCGTTTTTGGCTCTGGATTATCAGCTTATCAA TACGAGGGGGCAGCGTTTAAGGATGGAAGAACTCCTAGCATTTGGGACACCTTTTCACATTCAG ATCGTGCAAATGGGACCAATGGAGACATTACATGTGATGGATATCACAAGTACAAG GAAGATATAAAATTGATGTCTGAAATGGGTTTGGAGGCTTTTAGATTATCTATCTCATGGGCAAGACTGATTCCTG ATGGAAGAGGATCTGTAAATCCACTGGGATTGCAATTCTATAATAATTTCATTGATGAACTAATTAGACATG GGATCCAACCACATGTTTCTTTGCATCACCATGATCTGCCACAAGCTCTTGAAGATGAGTACGAGGGATGGATTAGTAGAAAGATAGT GAAGGACTTCACAGCATATGCTGATGTGTGTTTCAGGGAATTTGGTAACAGGGTTTTGTACTGGACCACTGTGAATGAAGCCAATATATTTGCGTTGGGTGGTTATGACCTAGGAATCATTCCCCCAGGACGTTGTTCGAGCTCAGTCTCAAATGCTTGTTCAGGGGGTAATTCCTCTACTGAACCATATATTGTGGGTCATAATATCTTGCTGGCTCATTCAGCTACTGCAAAACTGTATAAGAAAACATACCAG GTTATTCAAAAAGGTTACATTGGATTTAGCATCTATAATATGTGGATGGTTCCTTACACGAATGCAAAAGAAGATGTAACTGCAACAGAAAGAGCGATTGATTATTATATCGGTTG GTTAATTAATCCTTTGATGTTCGGAGACTACCCTGAGATAGTTAAAAAAAATGCTGGGACAAGAATTCCAGCCTTCACAGAGGATGAGTCGAAGCAGGTAAAGGATTCCATTGACTTCATTGGAGTGAATCATTACACGACTAATTTTGTCAAGGACAATCCCAGTTACCTACCGATGGATAACAGGGATTTTGATGCTGACATGGCGATACAACTAATAT ATGAAAAGGGTGATACTCCACCTGGTCAG TTTCCTATAATGCCTTGGGGTCTCTATGAACTGCTGGAGTATCTTAAACAAGTTTATGGCAATCCCGCTGTTTATGTCCACGAAAATG GTCAGGTAACACCGCGCAATGGAACTCTGGAAGACTCATCAAGGGCTGAATACTTGCATGCTTACATTGGGAGTCTGCTTGATGCCGTGAG AAATGGATCAAACACAAAGGGTTACTTCGTGTGGTCATTATTGGATTGTCTGGAGTTACTGAATGGATTTGAATCCGGCTTCGGGATGTATTATGTAGATTTGAACGACAAAGATTTGAAAAGATACGAGAAGCTTTCTGGCCTTTGGTATACCAACTTCTTGAAGGGAAACAACGTCAATCCACTGGACTTGACTCTTGCAGGGGATAAGCTATCTGGTTTTCTAAGATGA
- the LOC140892669 gene encoding uncharacterized protein translates to MGGSRRKYKRSKAKVRVALPRKNPHIFKPAFNLPPKLKSLLDPLSKWDEKGSVIENYKSFGVVSNPNFLGVRSRTSHIVESDSLQMPPPGDSVVSEFEPIGSGSDVEEDDLKSALGKTRTDGKSGSLQPLTAIQRIHVGKLVKKYGDDYQSMFMDTKLNQMQHSVATLEKLCKRYHTFKDKNPLILGS, encoded by the exons ATGGGGGGTTCAAGGAGGAAGTACAAGAGATCGAAGGCCAAGGTGCGAGTGGCGTTGCCCAGGAAGAATCCTCACATATTCAAGCCGGCTTTCAATCTCCCCCCGAAGTTGAAATCACTACTTGATCCCCTTTCCAAATGGGATGAGAAGGGAAGCGTCATCGAGAATTACAAGTCATTCGGTGTTGTCTCGAACCCTAATTTTCTCGGCGTCCGATCTCGTACATCTCACATCGTGGAAAGCGACTCTCTCCAGATGCCTCCCCCCGGCGACTCCGTTGTATCGGAGTTCGAGCCGATTGGTTCCGGCAGTGACGTCGAAGAAGATG ATTTAAAGTCTGCACTTGGTAAAACGCGCACTGATGGCAAATCTGGATCCCTTCAACCACTTACAGCCATTCAAAGGATTCATGTTGGTAAATTGGTGAAGAAATACGGTGATGACTATCAG AGCATGTTCATGGATACTAAACTAAACCAAATGCAGCATTCGGTGGCCACACTCGAAAAACTCTGCAAACGGTACCACACCTTCAAAGATAAAAATCCGTTGATCCTAGGATCTTGA